A window of Paenibacillus sp. 19GGS1-52 contains these coding sequences:
- a CDS encoding HutP family protein: MQEASGSTTFPIGKLAILLAVLQEHEWKKVVEQELKSQDFRYTIGRVGAMDMIKVIAAIETAAKNNNIIGYGLFLLLVKQVRVMLEVPETPVKYCECPLVLSKQDNTPISSHSILTIFPWHRKKNCLPT, from the coding sequence ATGCAGGAAGCATCAGGTTCAACAACTTTTCCTATTGGTAAATTAGCTATTCTGCTGGCCGTTCTGCAGGAGCATGAATGGAAAAAGGTCGTGGAGCAAGAGTTGAAGTCTCAGGATTTCCGCTATACGATTGGCAGGGTGGGCGCAATGGATATGATTAAGGTAATTGCGGCGATCGAAACGGCTGCGAAGAACAACAACATTATAGGGTATGGGCTTTTTCTATTACTCGTAAAGCAGGTGAGGGTCATGTTGGAAGTACCAGAAACGCCGGTGAAATATTGCGAATGCCCATTGGTTCTCTCCAAGCAGGACAACACGCCGATTTCGTCGCACTCGATATTAACGATCTTTCCCTGGCACCGAAAAAAGAACTGTTTGCCAACATGA
- a CDS encoding response regulator transcription factor: MRILLAEDDIRLGPLIVHMLNKEGHTTDWVQNGLEALDYISVTSYDLLLLDWMMPLMDGVTLCKDLRKDAYTGGIILLTAKDTLNDRISGLDAGADDYVIKPFEFSELFARIRCISRRMVQPIQDEWIGLSPYRLLLNERSLQCNDEQVTLTTREFQLMELLMRNEGKVLPRSLLIERIWGYDSEVNSNTLDALVKQLRKKLDCTKGQMHINNVRGMGYKVEVAVVCTNE; the protein is encoded by the coding sequence ATGCGTATTCTGTTAGCGGAAGATGATATTCGATTAGGGCCGCTCATTGTGCATATGCTGAACAAGGAAGGGCATACGACGGACTGGGTACAGAATGGTCTTGAAGCATTGGATTATATTAGTGTTACAAGCTATGACCTGCTGCTTCTGGATTGGATGATGCCGCTAATGGATGGTGTTACGCTCTGCAAGGATTTGAGAAAAGATGCGTACACCGGCGGGATCATTTTACTTACTGCAAAAGATACCTTGAATGACCGGATCAGTGGGTTGGATGCAGGCGCAGATGATTATGTCATTAAACCTTTTGAATTCTCAGAGCTATTCGCTAGAATCCGCTGCATCTCTCGGCGTATGGTGCAACCGATTCAGGACGAATGGATTGGGCTGTCGCCTTATCGGTTGCTATTAAATGAAAGAAGTCTACAGTGCAATGATGAACAGGTTACACTAACTACCCGGGAATTCCAGCTAATGGAGCTCTTAATGAGGAATGAGGGCAAGGTACTCCCGCGATCCTTGCTTATCGAGCGAATATGGGGATACGATTCCGAAGTGAATAGTAATACCTTGGATGCATTGGTTAAGCAACTGCGGAAGAAGCTTGATTGCACAAAAGGGCAGATGCATATTAACAATGTACGCGGTATGGGGTACAAAGTGGAGGTAGCTGTTGTTTGCACGAACGAATAA